DNA from Planktothrix serta PCC 8927:
TCGCGACGGATTCGTTCAGAAACGGAACGAAACCGTTTGAGGGCCTTAGCCATTTTAATCAAACCCGCCGGAATGGGGTTATTAGTCCGTACAGAAGCCGAGGGTATGGCCGAAGATGCCATTTTAGAAGACTTAGAAACTCTGCAAAAACAATGGGAATCGGTTCAACAAGAAGCCCAATCTTCCCGTCCTCCGGCCTTATTAAATCGAGATAATGACTTTATTCAACGGGTGCTGCGGGATATGTACAGCACCGAAGTGAATCGGATTGTGGTGGATAATAGCCCAGCCGTGAAGCGGGTTAAACAACATTTAATGAACTGGAGTGTGGGCAAAGCCCCTCAAGGGGTCTTAATTGACCACCACCGCGAACGAATTCCGATTTTAGAGTATTTCCGAGTCAATGCGGCAATTCGAGAAGCTTTAAGACCCAGAGTAGATTTACCATCGGGCGGTTATATTATCATTGAACCGACGGAAGCCTTAACGGTAATTGATGTTAACTCTGGCTCCTTTACCCGTTCGGCGACGTCACGCGAAACGGTGTTATGGACGAATTGTGAAGCCGCCACCGAAATCGCCCGTCAATTGAGGTTACGCAATATCGCTGGGGTGATTATTGTGGACTTCATCGATATGGATTCCCGACGGGATCAATTACAAGTCTTAGAACATTTTAATAAAGTTCTCAAAGCTGATAAAGCCCGACCCCAAATTGCTCAATTATCAGAATTAGGGTTAGTGGAATTAACCCGCAAACGTCAAGGCCAAAATATTTATGAATTGTTTGGGCGAACTTGTTCCACCTGTGGCGGTTTAGGTCATATCGTTCAGTTACCTGGAGAAATTGAACCCGATATCGGAGAGTCCCCAGAACGAGTTGTATTGACAACCAATCGCATTGTCACGCCGTCCAGTAGTAGTGAATCTTCAGAACGACCCAGTTTACGACCTCAAGTTCCCGCTTATGAACCCGTAGCTTCACGCGAAGAATCAGAGGTCGTTGAATTTGATGCGTCTAATAATTTCCAAGAGTTAGAACTGCTCAACCATCCCAGTTATCAGGATATTGGCACCAGTAATGCTCGTCGCCGTCGTCGTCGAATTCGGGATATGGATTCGTTAACACGAGATGAAGAATCTCCCCGGACGGGACTGCGGATGTCTCCTCCGGTTCCGTTTGGGGAACCTCGTTCTGATATCGGATTCAGTGAAGGGTTCGCAGCACGAGCCGGATTCAGCGAACGTAGCCGTCCGACGAAATCCGAAATTATTAAACCTCCGGTGGAACCCCCAGAAGTGGTTTCGGTGGAAATGACTCCAGAAGAACAGGAAGTTTATGCGTTGATGGGGATTTCTCCGTTGATGTTATCCCATCAACAGATAAAAAGTCCTCGGTCTGTGATTGTTACGGTTCGCTCTCCGGGGGAACCTCCGGTATCTCCTACAACCCTGATGGATGAAGATTTGGATGAACAGGAAACTCCTCTAATTGCGATTGGGGTTCCTGAGCGGACGATTTCTGAACGCTCAATTTCCGAGCGAATTATTCCTGAGCGGACGATTTCTGAACGCTCAATTTCTGAGCGGATTATTCCTGAGCGGACGATTTCTGAACGCTCAATTTCTGAGCGAATTATTCCTGAGCGGACGATTTCTGAACGCTCAATTTCTGAGCGAATTATTCTGGAACGAGAAATCCCAGAAATCCCAGAAATTGAAGAACCCGAATCCCCATCAGAATTTTTTCTATCGGAAACTGACAGTATGGAATTATCAGAAGACTCCTCTGACTCAGATCATGAACCGGGTGAACCGATTATCCGTCGTCGTCGTCGGCGGTCTTCTGCTATCTCAGAAGAGTGATTAAAAACAGGTGTTAATGGTTGACTGTGTACAGACGCGCCATGGCACGTCTCTACTGACTGTTGACTGTTAACTCCTGTTTCTGGTGAAAGTTGGGAAGAAAAAAGTTATTTAGGAACCTCAATCATTTCTGTATCTCCAATTTCTTGATCCTGAACCATCAGCATTTCATGACTATTTCCGGTTAAACCTACGCGAATTTCATGGCGTCCTGGTGGTAATT
Protein-coding regions in this window:
- a CDS encoding Rne/Rng family ribonuclease; the encoded protein is MSKQIIIAEQQRIAAVFSEDQIQELVVATGNHQVSDIYLGIVENVLPGIDAAFVNIGDPDRNGFIHVSDLGPLRLKRTSGSITELLTPQQKVLVQVMKEPTGTKGPRLTGNVSLPGRYLVLMPYGRGVNLSRRIRSETERNRLRALAILIKPAGMGLLVRTEAEGMAEDAILEDLETLQKQWESVQQEAQSSRPPALLNRDNDFIQRVLRDMYSTEVNRIVVDNSPAVKRVKQHLMNWSVGKAPQGVLIDHHRERIPILEYFRVNAAIREALRPRVDLPSGGYIIIEPTEALTVIDVNSGSFTRSATSRETVLWTNCEAATEIARQLRLRNIAGVIIVDFIDMDSRRDQLQVLEHFNKVLKADKARPQIAQLSELGLVELTRKRQGQNIYELFGRTCSTCGGLGHIVQLPGEIEPDIGESPERVVLTTNRIVTPSSSSESSERPSLRPQVPAYEPVASREESEVVEFDASNNFQELELLNHPSYQDIGTSNARRRRRRIRDMDSLTRDEESPRTGLRMSPPVPFGEPRSDIGFSEGFAARAGFSERSRPTKSEIIKPPVEPPEVVSVEMTPEEQEVYALMGISPLMLSHQQIKSPRSVIVTVRSPGEPPVSPTTLMDEDLDEQETPLIAIGVPERTISERSISERIIPERTISERSISERIIPERTISERSISERIIPERTISERSISERIILEREIPEIPEIEEPESPSEFFLSETDSMELSEDSSDSDHEPGEPIIRRRRRRSSAISEE